In the genome of Coraliomargarita algicola, one region contains:
- a CDS encoding tetratricopeptide repeat protein — translation MSDTSLQDQIDDATLDFTLGDSEAATAKLLRLSEAHAESFGVWHALTEIYFAEGDYDAALAAGERAHALCPDDIHINTSLSRIWVERGDKDQAEHFGAQARMLGWKDELKSPPEQDDI, via the coding sequence ATGAGCGACACTTCTCTTCAGGATCAGATCGACGATGCCACCCTTGACTTCACTTTAGGTGATAGTGAGGCAGCAACGGCTAAATTATTACGGCTCTCCGAGGCACATGCAGAAAGTTTTGGGGTGTGGCATGCTCTGACTGAGATTTATTTTGCGGAAGGCGACTATGATGCGGCTTTGGCGGCGGGGGAGCGGGCGCATGCGCTTTGTCCGGATGATATTCACATTAATACCAGTCTGTCTCGCATCTGGGTCGAGCGAGGCGACAAAGACCAGGCGGAGCACTTTGGTGCGCAAGCGCGCATGCTTGGCTGGAAAGACGAACTTAAGTCACCGCCTGAGCAGGATGATATTTAG
- a CDS encoding acetyl-CoA carboxylase carboxyltransferase subunit alpha: MEDVTYTLEFEKPLRELEKQLITLNQVSKESKVDVTSEIEAIEAKIEKTKMEIYSNLTPWQRVQLSRHPKRPYSLDYIEAIFTDFEELHGDRRFREDAAIVGGPAFLDGEPVMVLGQQKGRNTRDNLKRNFGCPHPEGYRKAMRLMEMAEKFGMPVVTFVDTPGAYPGIGAEERHVAEAIAVNIRDMSALKVPIVTIVIGEGGSGGALGMAVADEVMILENGYYSVISPEGCAAILWKDRAAAPQAADALKFSPEYLAKFGVVDRVISEPTGGAHRDYESAANSLKEAIVDSLTRLKKKSLKKLLEDRYTRFRNLGEFADSAATAKA, translated from the coding sequence ATGGAAGACGTTACTTATACGCTGGAATTTGAAAAGCCGCTACGCGAGCTTGAGAAACAATTGATCACACTGAACCAAGTCTCGAAGGAGTCTAAGGTCGATGTGACGAGTGAGATTGAGGCGATTGAGGCCAAGATCGAGAAGACTAAGATGGAGATCTACTCCAATTTAACGCCTTGGCAGCGAGTGCAGCTTTCGCGCCATCCGAAGCGCCCTTATTCGCTGGATTATATTGAGGCGATTTTTACTGATTTTGAAGAATTACACGGCGACCGGCGTTTTCGTGAGGATGCGGCTATTGTCGGCGGACCTGCTTTTCTCGACGGTGAGCCTGTAATGGTGTTGGGGCAGCAAAAAGGACGTAATACGCGTGATAATTTGAAGCGCAATTTCGGTTGTCCGCACCCGGAGGGCTACCGTAAAGCGATGCGCCTAATGGAAATGGCTGAAAAATTCGGTATGCCGGTGGTGACTTTTGTAGATACACCAGGCGCCTATCCTGGAATCGGCGCGGAGGAGCGTCACGTGGCCGAGGCGATTGCGGTGAATATCCGTGATATGAGTGCCTTAAAGGTGCCTATCGTGACGATTGTGATCGGTGAAGGGGGCAGTGGTGGTGCCTTGGGTATGGCTGTGGCCGATGAGGTGATGATTCTTGAGAATGGTTATTATTCGGTGATTTCACCGGAGGGCTGTGCGGCGATTCTATGGAAAGACCGTGCTGCAGCGCCACAAGCGGCAGATGCTTTGAAATTCAGTCCTGAGTATTTGGCGAAATTTGGAGTCGTGGATCGTGTGATATCCGAACCTACAGGTGGAGCGCATCGTGATTATGAGAGTGCTGCAAATAGCTTGAAAGAGGCGATTGTTGATTCCCTGACTCGACTCAAGAAGAAGAGTCTCAAGAAATTGCTGGAGGATCGCTATACCAGATTCCGTAATTTGGGGGAATTTGCTGATTCTGCCGCTACAGCTAAGGCTTAG